The following are from one region of the Anaeropeptidivorans aminofermentans genome:
- the thiI gene encoding tRNA uracil 4-sulfurtransferase ThiI, translating into MKRGLLVKYGEIAIRGKNRYIFENQLIKAIRKNIDDLGDYYINKENGRFFVFNKAGDIDMEKAIERISCIFGIIGLCPCIVGEEKTIESVEKMVFDYFEENYGDLNKEITFKVETKRADKKFPLLSNDVSILMGEKLIEKYPFLKVDLHKPQMKIHIEIRNSVYVYSKIIKGVGGLPQGSSGKGVLLLSGGIDSPVAGYLMEKRGVDLEGVYFHSPPYTSERAKEKVVDLAKRLSHFTGGKRLNIIPFTDIQLYLYDHVPPEKLTLLLKRIMLRIGEKIALKIGGYAIVTGDSVGQVASQTLRSIRAMESAVTLPILRPLAGFDKQEIVDIAQQIGTFDISIRPYEDCCTIFVAKHPETKPKANIIESIERNILEDLEPMIDEAIEKMEIMDL; encoded by the coding sequence ATGAAAAGAGGTCTTTTAGTAAAATACGGTGAAATCGCCATCAGAGGAAAAAACAGATATATATTTGAAAATCAGCTTATTAAGGCCATTAGAAAAAATATCGACGATTTAGGCGATTATTATATCAATAAAGAAAACGGCCGGTTCTTTGTGTTTAATAAAGCCGGAGACATTGATATGGAAAAGGCCATCGAAAGAATAAGCTGTATTTTCGGCATCATTGGTCTTTGCCCCTGTATTGTTGGGGAAGAAAAGACCATAGAATCAGTAGAGAAAATGGTTTTTGACTATTTTGAGGAAAACTACGGTGATTTAAATAAAGAAATTACCTTTAAGGTGGAAACGAAAAGGGCAGATAAGAAATTCCCTCTTCTCTCCAATGACGTTTCCATATTAATGGGGGAAAAGCTGATTGAAAAATATCCTTTTTTAAAGGTTGATCTTCATAAGCCCCAGATGAAAATACATATAGAAATCAGAAACTCCGTATATGTATATTCCAAAATTATCAAAGGGGTAGGGGGCCTTCCCCAAGGGTCGTCAGGAAAGGGCGTTCTTCTGCTTTCCGGGGGAATCGACAGCCCTGTAGCCGGATACCTTATGGAAAAAAGAGGTGTTGATTTGGAAGGGGTATATTTTCATTCTCCTCCTTATACCTCCGAAAGAGCCAAGGAAAAGGTTGTAGACCTTGCCAAAAGGCTTTCTCATTTTACGGGAGGAAAAAGGCTTAATATCATCCCTTTTACGGATATACAGCTTTATTTATACGACCATGTGCCGCCGGAAAAGCTTACGTTGCTTCTAAAAAGGATTATGCTTAGAATCGGCGAAAAAATAGCCCTCAAAATAGGCGGCTATGCCATTGTAACCGGCGACAGCGTAGGGCAGGTTGCATCCCAGACCTTAAGGAGCATCAGAGCCATGGAATCAGCCGTAACCCTTCCCATATTAAGGCCTCTTGCAGGCTTTGACAAGCAGGAAATTGTAGATATAGCCCAGCAAATCGGAACATTTGATATTTCCATAAGGCCCTATGAAGACTGCTGCACAATTTTTGTTGCCAAACACCCGGAAACAAAACCCAAAG
- a CDS encoding cysteine desulfurase family protein, with protein MKEVYFDNASTTKVSPEVKEALMQSLEESYANPSSYHKLGFESEKRLRASAEEISGRLKINYENLYFTANGTQSNNIAILGTYEARKRTHNRYITTAIEHPAVLESFKVLEEKGAEVIYLSPDEEGKLNFNDLENALTEDTALVSIMHVNNEIGSINNINEIGKLIKKKTNAYFHVDGVQGFGKIPLSLENVDMLSVSGHKIHSMKGVGALYVNHKVRLKPIIFGGGQQKGLVSGTENLNSIIALAEGAKEAFEKMDENYAHVLKIKNSLLEIKNSLQDVYVNGSLENTSPYILNLSFLNVKAEVLLHALAEDGIYVSSGSACASNSKESKNVIAKLGYGKERHSSAVRFSFSKYNTLEESEYCKEAICKHVNILRRYVKK; from the coding sequence ATGAAAGAAGTATATTTTGACAACGCCTCTACCACCAAGGTATCCCCGGAGGTAAAAGAGGCACTGATGCAGTCTTTAGAAGAATCTTACGCAAATCCTTCATCTTACCATAAGCTTGGCTTTGAGTCGGAAAAAAGGCTGCGGGCTTCTGCCGAGGAAATCAGCGGAAGGCTTAAAATTAATTATGAAAATCTATATTTTACTGCCAACGGCACTCAAAGCAATAATATAGCTATATTAGGAACTTATGAAGCCAGAAAGAGAACCCACAATAGATATATTACCACTGCCATAGAACACCCTGCCGTTTTGGAAAGCTTTAAAGTTCTTGAAGAAAAGGGTGCGGAAGTTATCTATCTTTCTCCCGATGAAGAGGGGAAGTTAAATTTTAACGACCTTGAAAATGCCCTTACGGAAGATACGGCATTAGTAAGCATTATGCATGTAAATAATGAAATCGGAAGCATAAACAATATAAATGAAATCGGCAAACTCATCAAGAAAAAAACCAATGCTTATTTCCATGTAGACGGCGTTCAGGGGTTTGGAAAAATCCCTCTAAGCCTTGAAAATGTGGACATGCTTTCTGTAAGCGGCCATAAAATTCATTCCATGAAGGGTGTAGGGGCCTTATATGTAAATCATAAAGTAAGGCTAAAGCCTATTATATTCGGCGGAGGCCAGCAGAAAGGCCTTGTTTCGGGCACTGAAAATTTGAATTCTATCATAGCCCTTGCCGAAGGCGCAAAAGAAGCCTTCGAGAAAATGGACGAAAATTATGCTCATGTTTTGAAAATTAAAAACAGCCTTCTTGAAATAAAAAATAGTTTACAAGATGTTTATGTAAACGGCAGCCTTGAAAATACAAGCCCTTATATATTAAATTTAAGCTTTTTAAACGTAAAAGCCGAAGTGCTTCTTCATGCCCTTGCAGAAGACGGGATATATGTGTCTTCCGGATCGGCCTGTGCAAGCAATTCAAAAGAAAGCAAAAATGTTATAGCAAAGCTTGGCTATGGCAAGGAAAGGCATTCTTCTGCCGTACGCTTTAGCTTCTCCAAATATAATACTTTGGAAGAATCGGAATATTGCAAGGAAGCCATTTGCAAGCATGTGAACATACTTAGACGATATGTGAAGAAATAA
- a CDS encoding 16S rRNA (uracil(1498)-N(3))-methyltransferase, which produces MPRFFISSESVEDGSFTPFPDDIKHIVNVLRMKEGELLTLCDSKGFDYKCRIKDISKNSISLELISKNKSVSEPEVKITLYQGIPKQDKMELIIQKAVELGIYRIVPVDTERAIVSLKGKEDKKISRWQKIAESASKQSGRGIVPEIAQVMTFKEAVSEASKERLSFIPYELEEEKLLSNIIRGFSGESMSYFIGPEGGFSEKEVELAREHEIIPVSLGKRILRTETAGLAVLSAIMYELGEL; this is translated from the coding sequence ATGCCGCGATTTTTCATTTCTTCGGAAAGCGTAGAGGACGGAAGCTTTACACCCTTTCCAGACGATATAAAGCATATAGTCAATGTCCTTAGAATGAAAGAAGGAGAGCTTTTGACCCTCTGTGACAGCAAGGGCTTTGATTATAAATGCAGGATAAAAGATATTTCAAAAAACAGTATAAGTCTTGAGCTTATTTCAAAAAATAAGAGTGTTTCGGAACCGGAGGTAAAAATAACTTTATATCAGGGAATCCCAAAACAGGATAAAATGGAGTTAATTATACAGAAGGCTGTAGAGCTTGGCATCTATAGAATCGTTCCTGTGGATACTGAAAGAGCTATCGTAAGCTTAAAAGGAAAAGAAGATAAGAAAATATCCCGATGGCAGAAAATCGCAGAATCCGCCTCAAAACAGTCCGGCAGAGGAATCGTGCCTGAAATAGCTCAGGTGATGACCTTTAAAGAAGCGGTTTCAGAAGCTTCTAAAGAACGATTAAGCTTCATACCCTATGAGCTGGAAGAAGAAAAATTGCTTTCCAATATCATAAGAGGATTTTCAGGAGAAAGCATGTCTTATTTTATAGGGCCTGAAGGGGGATTTTCCGAAAAGGAAGTCGAGCTTGCAAGAGAACATGAAATTATCCCTGTAAGCCTTGGAAAAAGAATATTACGGACGGAAACGGCGGGGCTTGCAGTACTTTCCGCCATCATGTATGAACTGGGAGAATTATAA
- the prmA gene encoding 50S ribosomal protein L11 methyltransferase, whose product MDWIETYIYTSSEGTEAVCALLMENGVNGMQIQDDEEMLNFIEENPFHWDYVDEELSNKEKGEVYVVFYLPKTPEGFEVLANIKSGIQNLLAMDVPFDLGRLYVESKNVSEEDWIDNWKKYYKPFKIGEKIVIKPDWEKYEPKEGEKVLHINPGNLFGTGLHQTTRLCIEQLEKYVDANSEIVDLGCGTGILSIIGLMLGGKSAYAADMELNVKEVVSENALKNNIDMDRYLIRQGNVLKDKNLIDEIKGKTFNLAVVNIVADVIIALSPFIMDILSKGGIFIASGIIDERLEDVKEALKHTGFKIKDIIDKDGWVCVVSAKE is encoded by the coding sequence ATGGATTGGATAGAAACTTATATTTATACCTCATCGGAAGGAACAGAGGCCGTCTGTGCCCTTTTAATGGAAAATGGCGTAAACGGCATGCAGATACAAGACGATGAGGAAATGCTTAATTTTATAGAGGAAAACCCCTTCCACTGGGATTATGTTGATGAGGAGCTTTCCAATAAGGAAAAAGGCGAGGTTTATGTAGTATTTTACCTTCCTAAAACGCCTGAGGGCTTTGAGGTTCTTGCAAATATAAAATCGGGGATTCAGAATTTGCTTGCTATGGACGTGCCTTTTGACCTTGGAAGGCTTTATGTGGAAAGCAAAAATGTATCCGAAGAGGACTGGATAGATAATTGGAAAAAATACTACAAACCCTTTAAAATAGGCGAGAAAATAGTAATTAAGCCCGACTGGGAAAAATATGAGCCGAAAGAAGGCGAAAAGGTATTACATATTAACCCCGGTAATCTTTTTGGAACAGGCCTTCATCAGACCACAAGGCTTTGTATAGAACAGCTTGAAAAATATGTAGATGCAAATTCCGAAATCGTCGATTTAGGCTGCGGAACAGGCATACTTTCCATCATAGGCCTGATGCTTGGAGGAAAATCTGCCTATGCTGCCGATATGGAGCTTAACGTAAAAGAAGTCGTTTCAGAAAATGCCCTTAAAAATAATATTGATATGGACCGCTATCTTATTCGGCAGGGAAATGTTCTTAAAGATAAAAATCTCATTGACGAAATAAAGGGAAAGACATTTAATTTAGCAGTAGTCAATATTGTAGCCGATGTTATTATAGCGCTTTCTCCTTTTATCATGGATATTTTATCGAAAGGCGGTATCTTTATCGCTTCCGGAATAATAGACGAAAGATTGGAAGACGTTAAAGAAGCTCTTAAGCATACAGGTTTTAAAATAAAAGATATTATCGATAAAGACGGCTGGGTCTGTGTAGTTTCTGCAAAGGAGTAA
- a CDS encoding DUF368 domain-containing protein — translation MNLVNAIKGFFIGIALVIPGLSGSIFAVVVGLYEGILEAVNNISKDFKSSVKFLMPIAVGAVVGILASTKAILWVCQEYPVWSYLFFIGLVAGSVPLVLKKINLIKFNPLYLLITVGSFIAILYITALGNTGGSTSYIAIERLNSPGDFFTMVFAGVFSVSLMAIPGVSGSVMLMVINQYGTVYNAVGTCLDLVSYLIKGNMAMAQESFFTVLLVLPFLIGAIGGFVFIAKIMGYLLKHFEAQVYYGVAGVVLAAVVTLAGDGVVKNLNTLSFAGNTPLILVLGTAFVVVGFLCTVFLDKP, via the coding sequence ATGAATTTAGTAAATGCAATCAAGGGCTTTTTTATAGGTATAGCCCTTGTAATACCCGGTCTTTCAGGCAGTATATTTGCAGTTGTCGTAGGCCTTTACGAAGGAATACTTGAAGCGGTAAACAATATATCAAAGGATTTTAAAAGTTCCGTTAAATTTCTTATGCCGATTGCCGTAGGTGCGGTTGTCGGAATACTTGCTTCAACAAAGGCAATACTTTGGGTATGCCAGGAATATCCCGTATGGTCCTATTTGTTTTTTATAGGTCTTGTGGCAGGCTCAGTACCTTTGGTGCTTAAAAAGATAAACCTTATAAAGTTCAATCCCCTTTATTTGCTTATAACTGTAGGCTCTTTCATAGCAATATTATATATTACGGCCCTTGGAAACACAGGCGGCAGTACGTCTTATATAGCAATTGAGAGGCTTAATAGCCCAGGGGACTTTTTTACTATGGTATTTGCAGGTGTATTTTCCGTATCCTTAATGGCTATCCCCGGGGTAAGCGGAAGCGTTATGCTGATGGTAATAAACCAGTATGGAACCGTTTATAATGCCGTAGGTACTTGTCTTGACCTTGTTTCTTATTTAATTAAGGGCAATATGGCAATGGCACAGGAGTCCTTTTTTACGGTTCTTCTTGTATTGCCGTTTTTAATAGGCGCAATAGGCGGTTTTGTTTTCATAGCCAAAATAATGGGCTATCTTTTAAAGCACTTTGAAGCACAGGTATATTACGGTGTTGCCGGCGTAGTGCTTGCCGCTGTGGTTACCCTTGCAGGAGACGGCGTTGTTAAAAACTTAAATACCTTAAGTTTTGCCGGAAATACGCCTTTAATTTTAGTATTGGGTACGGCCTTTGTGGTAGTAGGATTTTTATGTACTGTATTTTTAGATAAACCTTAG
- a CDS encoding M18 family aminopeptidase, producing MDNLKIKAQELIDFIYESPTSYHAVESLKKRLEEADYKELNPSQEWNIEKGGKYYTVSGQSALIAFKAGTGSLKEDGFRIIGAHTDSPCFKIKPVNQIIAEKTYVKLNTEVYGGPILSSWFDRPLALAGKVVLKNGNIFKPEERIININRPLMVIPNLAIHFNREVNDGYKINPQVDTLPLLALIENQLEEKNYLLELLSKELGKSEEDIIDFELFLYEYEKGKIIGLNEEFMSSPRLDDLWMVHAGLKGLLASSENKATQVLVCIDHEEIGSQTAQGADSMFVLNILKRINIALSGSEEDFYRALTFSLALSSDLAHGVHPNYLDKHDPTNRPVLGKGPVLKYSAKQKYITTAYSASVFAQCCEKAGVPLQKYANRSDVLGGSTIAKFIAANLCIDVVDIGTPIFGMHSVRELGAIKDNDYVERVFTEFYSA from the coding sequence ATGGATAATTTAAAAATAAAAGCGCAAGAGCTTATTGATTTTATTTATGAGAGTCCTACATCATATCATGCTGTTGAAAGCCTGAAAAAAAGGCTTGAAGAAGCAGATTATAAAGAGCTTAACCCTTCACAGGAATGGAATATAGAAAAAGGCGGAAAATATTATACTGTTTCAGGGCAATCCGCCCTTATTGCCTTTAAGGCCGGAACAGGAAGCCTTAAAGAAGACGGCTTTAGAATTATAGGTGCCCATACAGACAGTCCCTGCTTTAAAATAAAGCCCGTTAATCAAATTATTGCTGAAAAAACCTATGTTAAACTGAATACAGAAGTTTACGGCGGACCCATCCTTTCAAGTTGGTTTGACAGGCCCCTTGCCCTTGCCGGAAAAGTTGTTTTGAAAAACGGTAATATTTTTAAGCCTGAAGAACGTATTATTAATATCAACCGCCCGTTAATGGTAATACCTAATTTAGCAATTCATTTTAACAGAGAAGTGAACGACGGCTATAAAATCAATCCTCAGGTGGATACTTTGCCTCTTCTTGCCCTTATTGAAAATCAATTAGAGGAGAAAAACTATCTTCTTGAGCTTTTAAGCAAAGAGCTTGGAAAGAGTGAAGAGGATATTATAGATTTTGAACTTTTCCTCTATGAATATGAAAAAGGGAAAATAATAGGGCTTAATGAAGAATTTATGTCTTCACCGAGGCTTGACGACCTTTGGATGGTTCATGCAGGGCTTAAAGGTCTTTTGGCTTCCTCCGAAAATAAAGCAACCCAGGTTCTCGTATGCATAGACCATGAGGAAATAGGCAGCCAGACGGCCCAAGGGGCAGACTCTATGTTTGTGCTGAATATTCTTAAAAGAATAAATATCGCCCTTTCAGGAAGTGAAGAGGATTTTTACAGAGCATTGACTTTTTCCTTAGCATTAAGCAGTGACCTTGCTCATGGCGTACACCCGAATTATCTTGATAAACATGACCCTACCAACCGCCCTGTATTAGGAAAAGGCCCTGTCCTTAAATACTCTGCTAAGCAAAAATACATAACGACGGCTTATTCCGCTTCTGTTTTTGCCCAATGCTGTGAGAAGGCAGGCGTTCCTTTACAAAAATATGCCAATCGTTCCGATGTATTAGGCGGCTCTACCATAGCCAAGTTTATTGCGGCAAATCTCTGCATAGACGTTGTTGATATAGGAACGCCTATATTCGGTATGCATTCTGTAAGAGAGCTTGGGGCTATTAAAGATAATGATTATGTTGAAAGGGTATTTACAGAATTTTATTCGGCATAA
- a CDS encoding DUF3793 family protein produces MTASTREGITPSVIYNIISFEDINLWNENKDFILEDLDISFKILKEEEKILTLLFYKKSLLEKKLNNKRIQKFLIHIGYPKDVSLEEYLNHLSKRYNVYDFPHEIGLFLGYPLKDVYGFIENKGKNYIACKYWKVYHNKNHALRVFDEIDKAKENAMRTLTLALI; encoded by the coding sequence ATAACGGCTTCTACGAGAGAGGGTATTACACCCTCGGTAATATACAATATTATAAGCTTCGAAGATATAAACTTATGGAACGAAAACAAGGACTTCATTTTAGAAGACCTTGATATCTCCTTTAAAATTCTAAAGGAAGAAGAAAAAATACTAACGCTCCTCTTCTATAAAAAGAGTTTATTGGAAAAGAAGCTTAATAATAAAAGAATACAAAAGTTTTTAATTCATATTGGGTATCCTAAAGATGTTTCTTTAGAAGAATATCTGAATCATCTTTCAAAAAGATATAATGTTTATGATTTTCCCCATGAAATCGGCCTTTTTCTCGGTTATCCTCTGAAAGACGTGTATGGTTTTATAGAAAACAAGGGGAAAAATTATATTGCCTGTAAGTATTGGAAAGTATATCACAATAAAAACCATGCTTTAAGGGTGTTTGATGAAATAGATAAAGCCAAAGAAAACGCAATGCGTACACTAACATTGGCTTTAATATAA
- a CDS encoding flavodoxin, translated as MNISIIYWSGTGNTEKMAECIAEGAKSAGASVSLKNVSEASTEDVLNADVAILGCPSMGSEVLEESEFEPFMESLDSKISGKKIGLFGSYGWGDGEWMRDWAERVKNNGATLLEEPLIINEMPDAKGEALCKELGEKLAK; from the coding sequence ATGAATATATCTATTATTTACTGGAGCGGCACCGGAAACACTGAAAAAATGGCAGAATGCATAGCTGAAGGCGCAAAATCAGCAGGCGCAAGCGTATCTCTTAAAAATGTTTCAGAGGCAAGTACAGAAGACGTATTAAATGCCGACGTAGCAATATTAGGCTGTCCTTCAATGGGAAGCGAAGTTCTTGAAGAAAGCGAATTTGAGCCTTTCATGGAAAGCCTTGACAGCAAGATTTCCGGTAAAAAAATAGGTCTTTTCGGTTCCTACGGCTGGGGAGACGGTGAATGGATGAGAGATTGGGCAGAAAGAGTAAAAAATAACGGTGCGACTCTCCTTGAAGAACCTCTTATTATAAATGAAATGCCCGATGCAAAGGGAGAAGCTCTTTGCAAAGAATTGGGAGAAAAATTAGCTAAATAA
- a CDS encoding NADH peroxidase, giving the protein MKKFVCAICGYVHEGEESAEKCPQCGAPKSKFSEMTGELVFADEHRIGVAQGCDPEIVEGLRQNFMGECTEVGMYLAMSRQADREGYPEVAEAYKRIAWEEAEHAAKFAELLGEVVDVSTKKNLEMRLIAEHGATAGKKEIATKAKQLNYDAIHDTVHEMCKDEARHGMVFKGLLDRYFK; this is encoded by the coding sequence ATGAAAAAATTTGTTTGTGCAATTTGCGGTTATGTACATGAAGGCGAGGAATCAGCTGAAAAATGCCCGCAGTGCGGAGCGCCTAAAAGTAAATTCAGCGAGATGACAGGAGAGCTTGTGTTTGCCGACGAACATAGAATTGGTGTAGCACAGGGCTGTGATCCTGAAATCGTTGAGGGGCTTCGTCAGAATTTCATGGGTGAATGCACAGAAGTTGGTATGTATCTTGCTATGAGCCGTCAGGCAGATAGGGAAGGTTATCCTGAGGTTGCCGAAGCATATAAAAGAATAGCGTGGGAAGAAGCAGAGCATGCTGCTAAATTTGCAGAGCTTTTAGGAGAAGTGGTAGACGTATCTACAAAGAAAAATCTTGAAATGCGACTTATTGCAGAGCACGGCGCTACAGCAGGCAAAAAAGAAATCGCCACAAAGGCGAAACAGCTTAATTACGATGCCATTCATGATACTGTGCATGAAATGTGCAAGGATGAAGCTAGGCACGGTATGGTATTTAAGGGTTTATTAGATAGATATTTTAAATAA
- a CDS encoding V-type ATP synthase subunit D gives MQTNTFPTKGNLIAAKNTLRLSKQGYELMDKKRNVLIREIMELNEKANQIQYEIDTIFTEAYKALQSANISMGISRVERFSYGIPLEGSINVRNRSIMGVEIPMVTYEDNPDETPSFGFGNTTAALDEAYIKFKRVKELTVKLSMVENAAYRLAVSIKKTQKRANALKNITIPRYENLVKTIQDTLEERERDEFTRLKVIKNMR, from the coding sequence ATGCAGACAAATACATTTCCTACAAAGGGCAATTTAATTGCCGCAAAAAATACCTTGCGCCTTTCAAAACAGGGCTATGAGCTTATGGATAAAAAGCGCAACGTCCTTATTCGTGAAATAATGGAGCTTAATGAAAAGGCCAATCAAATACAGTATGAAATCGATACAATTTTTACAGAAGCCTATAAAGCACTTCAAAGTGCAAATATCAGCATGGGTATCTCAAGAGTTGAGCGATTCAGTTATGGTATTCCTCTTGAAGGAAGCATTAACGTAAGAAATAGAAGTATCATGGGAGTAGAAATTCCAATGGTTACTTATGAGGACAATCCTGATGAGACCCCAAGCTTCGGCTTTGGCAATACTACAGCTGCTCTTGATGAGGCTTATATTAAGTTTAAAAGAGTAAAGGAACTTACAGTTAAGCTTTCTATGGTTGAGAATGCAGCCTACCGGCTTGCCGTAAGCATTAAAAAGACTCAAAAAAGAGCCAATGCGTTAAAGAATATAACCATTCCCAGATATGAAAACCTTGTTAAAACCATTCAAGATACGCTCGAAGAAAGAGAAAGAGATGAATTTACAAGGCTTAAAGTAATAAAAAATATGCGCTAA